One genomic window of Desulfobulbaceae bacterium DB1 includes the following:
- a CDS encoding anion transporter gives MPTIATTIFILTYAGVALGRIPGLALDRTGIALLGAIAMVVSGAVPLETAMGAIDLPTIVLLYGLMILSAQLRLGGFYTWIASRSTGLLHQPRLFLLVIMLLAALLSALLANDIICLAFTPVLAMALLRTGLNPLPFLLGLAAASNIGSAATIIGNPQNMLIGQVGRLDFADFLFWCSPPTLISLAGSYMIICFLYRNRFTLAFAARQPLAAGHWPEFNLLQSTKGIAATLLLVVFFFTDIPRELTAITTAGILLCSRKMRSRQMMELIDWHLLTLFCALFIVVQGIESINAPSRIIDMLNRTGVILTDPATLTGVSALLSNLVSNVPAAMLLIRFLDPAQPEQWYTLAVSSTFAGNLIVIGSIANLIVIEQAKKFGIEISFAEHARTGIPVTIFSLCTLLFFL, from the coding sequence ATGCCGACCATTGCCACGACCATCTTCATCCTGACCTATGCCGGGGTCGCCCTGGGGCGCATTCCCGGCCTGGCCCTTGACCGGACAGGCATCGCCCTGCTGGGCGCCATTGCCATGGTGGTCAGCGGCGCCGTGCCGCTCGAAACGGCCATGGGGGCCATCGATCTGCCGACTATTGTCCTGCTCTACGGCCTGATGATACTCTCCGCCCAGCTGCGACTGGGCGGATTCTACACCTGGATTGCCTCCCGCAGCACCGGGCTGCTCCATCAGCCGCGCTTGTTCCTGCTGGTCATCATGCTGCTCGCCGCCCTCTTGTCCGCTTTGCTGGCAAACGATATCATCTGCCTTGCCTTTACCCCGGTGCTGGCCATGGCCCTGCTGCGGACAGGACTCAATCCCCTTCCCTTTCTGCTTGGACTTGCCGCGGCAAGCAACATCGGTTCGGCAGCCACCATCATCGGCAACCCGCAGAATATGCTCATCGGTCAGGTGGGCAGGTTGGATTTTGCCGATTTTCTCTTCTGGTGCTCCCCGCCGACACTCATTTCCCTTGCCGGCTCCTACATGATCATCTGTTTTTTATACCGCAACCGCTTCACGCTGGCATTTGCGGCGCGGCAACCCCTTGCAGCGGGACATTGGCCGGAGTTCAACCTTCTCCAGAGCACAAAAGGCATTGCCGCGACCTTGCTGCTGGTGGTCTTCTTCTTCACCGACATCCCCCGTGAACTGACGGCCATTACAACGGCCGGCATCCTGCTTTGCAGCAGAAAGATGCGTTCCCGGCAGATGATGGAGCTGATCGACTGGCACCTGCTCACCCTGTTCTGCGCCCTTTTTATCGTGGTGCAGGGCATCGAGTCGATAAATGCTCCCAGCCGCATCATCGACATGTTGAACCGCACCGGGGTCATCCTCACCGACCCGGCCACCCTGACCGGGGTGTCGGCGCTTTTAAGCAATCTGGTCAGCAATGTGCCTGCCGCCATGCTGCTCATCCGCTTTCTTGATCCGGCTCAACCCGAGCAATGGTATACCCTTGCCGTATCCAGCACCTTTGCCGGCAACCTGATTGTCATCGGCAGCATCGCCAACCTGATTGTCATCGAACAGGCAAAAAAATTCGGCATCGAAATATCATTTGCCGAGCATGCCCGAACCGGTATTCCGGTCACCATCTTTTCCCTGTGCACCCTGCTTTTTTTTCTTTGA
- a CDS encoding cation transporter, with amino-acid sequence MIARIIDFCGRNRLITLFCAGFSCLVAVYILKQIRLDALPDLSDTQVIIYSRWERSPDIIEDQVTYPIVTSLLGAPGVKAIRGFSDFGYSFVYVIFQDGTDIYWARSRVIEYLSKITSRLPPEVRTELGPDATGVGWVYQYTLVDDSGTHSLDELRSYQDWTLRYAIQSVPGVAEVATVGGFQRQYQITVDPNRLEVYGLPLDAVVDAVRRSNNEVGGRVLEFAGSEYMVRGRGYARSIEDFAGIALKVGPGGVPVLLRDVAQVELGPEIRRGVADLDGLGDHVSGIVVMRHGENALNVIKRVKERLQEIAPSLPKGVRIVTAYDRSDLITRAIDTLKHELILEMIIVSAVILLFLWHIPSAIVPIITIPISVLLAFIPLYYLGVTVNIMSLAGIAISIGVLVDGAIVEVENAYNRIHQWQENGRQGDFYQVRLNALKEVGPSVFFSLLVIAVAFIPIFALVDQEGRLFKPLALSKNLAMGLAAILAITLDPALRMLFARIDPFTFQPRFLARLATTALVGTYYAEEQHPISRAISRVYEPTCRFTLRHPKATIATAAAIVALSIPVYFKLGSEFMPPLNEGSILYMPTTMPGLSVGLAQELMTAQDKLLKSFPEVERVMGKAGRADTSTDPAPFSMMETVVILKPESQWRAKERWYSGWLPDFLGFLVRPIWPDHISYEELIAEMDKVVRFPGVTNAWTMPIKARIDMLSTGIRTPVGIKIFGDDLAEIQRIGEELEGILRQVPGTRSVFAERVGSGFFLDFVPRRDQLARYGLTIDDVQRVILAAVGGENITTTVEGRERYPVNIRYPRELRENVDQLGRVLVPAGDGIQVPLAQLADIQLLQGPAMVRDENGFLAGYVYVDIANRDVGGYVEEAKRAVADELTPAQGYVLQWSGQYENMLRVRERLKLVVPVTLFLIFLLLYLNTRSSFKAGLVMLAVPFSAVGAVWLFYILDYNVSIAAWVGMIALLGLDAETGVFMLLFLDLSYHEARRQGRIKDMLGLDEAIIHGAVKRARPKIMTVAAAFMGLLPIMWSTSAGADVMKRIAAPMIGGLVTSFLMELLVYPPIYKLWKKNTDLRSLPGAEKAAPGKTDNHQA; translated from the coding sequence ATGATCGCTCGCATCATTGACTTCTGCGGCCGCAACCGTTTGATCACCCTCTTCTGCGCGGGCTTCAGCTGCCTGGTCGCCGTCTATATCCTGAAACAGATCCGGCTTGACGCCCTGCCCGATCTCTCCGACACCCAGGTCATCATTTACTCGCGCTGGGAGCGGTCGCCTGATATCATTGAGGATCAGGTCACCTACCCCATTGTCACTTCCCTGCTGGGCGCACCCGGCGTCAAGGCCATCCGCGGCTTTTCCGATTTCGGCTATTCCTTTGTCTACGTGATTTTCCAGGACGGAACCGACATTTACTGGGCCCGTTCCCGGGTCATTGAGTACCTTTCCAAGATTACCTCGCGCCTGCCGCCGGAGGTGCGCACCGAGCTCGGCCCCGATGCCACCGGCGTCGGCTGGGTCTATCAGTATACCCTGGTGGATGATTCCGGCACCCATTCGCTCGACGAACTCCGTTCCTACCAGGACTGGACCCTGCGCTACGCGATTCAGTCGGTGCCGGGCGTGGCTGAAGTGGCGACCGTCGGCGGTTTTCAGCGCCAGTACCAGATCACCGTTGACCCGAACCGGCTGGAGGTGTACGGCCTGCCCTTAGATGCGGTGGTGGATGCGGTGCGACGCTCTAACAACGAGGTGGGGGGCCGGGTGCTGGAGTTCGCCGGCAGCGAGTACATGGTGCGCGGCCGCGGTTATGCCCGGAGCATCGAGGATTTTGCCGGTATCGCACTCAAGGTGGGACCAGGGGGCGTGCCGGTATTGCTGCGGGATGTGGCCCAGGTTGAGCTTGGTCCGGAGATCCGGCGCGGCGTCGCCGATCTCGACGGCCTGGGCGACCATGTCAGCGGCATCGTCGTCATGCGCCATGGAGAAAATGCCTTGAACGTCATCAAGCGAGTCAAGGAGCGTCTGCAGGAAATTGCGCCGTCCCTGCCCAAGGGGGTGCGCATCGTCACCGCCTACGACCGTTCCGATCTCATCACCCGGGCCATCGACACCTTAAAACATGAACTGATCCTGGAGATGATCATAGTCTCCGCCGTCATCCTTCTCTTCCTCTGGCACATTCCGTCCGCCATCGTACCCATCATCACCATCCCCATTTCGGTGCTGCTGGCCTTCATCCCCCTTTACTACCTCGGGGTGACGGTCAACATCATGAGCCTGGCCGGCATCGCCATCTCCATCGGTGTGCTGGTGGACGGGGCCATCGTCGAGGTGGAAAACGCCTATAACCGCATCCACCAGTGGCAGGAGAACGGCAGGCAGGGTGATTTTTATCAGGTGCGGCTCAATGCCCTGAAAGAGGTGGGGCCTTCGGTCTTCTTTTCCCTGCTGGTCATCGCCGTGGCCTTTATCCCCATCTTTGCCCTGGTGGACCAGGAAGGCCGGTTGTTCAAGCCGCTGGCCCTGTCCAAGAACCTGGCCATGGGCCTGGCGGCGATCCTGGCCATTACCCTTGACCCGGCCCTGCGCATGCTTTTTGCCCGCATCGACCCCTTTACCTTTCAGCCGCGCTTCCTGGCTCGACTTGCCACCACGGCCCTGGTGGGCACCTATTACGCCGAGGAGCAGCATCCCATCAGCCGGGCCATCAGCCGGGTCTACGAACCGACCTGCCGTTTCACCCTGCGCCATCCCAAGGCGACAATCGCCACGGCAGCGGCGATTGTCGCCTTGAGTATCCCGGTTTACTTCAAACTTGGTTCCGAATTCATGCCGCCGCTCAACGAGGGCTCCATCCTCTATATGCCCACCACCATGCCGGGACTGTCGGTGGGGCTGGCCCAGGAGCTGATGACCGCCCAGGACAAGCTGCTGAAATCCTTTCCCGAGGTGGAGCGCGTCATGGGCAAGGCCGGTCGGGCCGACACCTCCACCGATCCGGCCCCTTTCTCCATGATGGAGACCGTGGTGATACTGAAACCGGAAAGCCAGTGGCGTGCCAAGGAGCGCTGGTACTCCGGTTGGCTGCCTGATTTTCTTGGTTTTCTGGTGCGGCCCATCTGGCCCGACCACATCTCCTATGAGGAACTGATCGCTGAAATGGACAAGGTGGTCCGCTTTCCCGGAGTGACCAATGCCTGGACCATGCCGATCAAGGCCCGCATCGACATGCTCAGCACGGGTATCCGTACGCCGGTGGGCATCAAGATCTTCGGCGACGATCTTGCCGAGATTCAACGCATCGGCGAAGAGCTGGAAGGCATTTTGCGCCAGGTCCCCGGCACCAGAAGCGTCTTTGCCGAACGGGTGGGCAGCGGTTTTTTCCTCGATTTCGTCCCGCGCCGCGACCAGCTTGCCCGCTATGGCCTCACCATTGATGACGTGCAAAGGGTGATTCTGGCCGCGGTGGGCGGAGAAAACATCACCACCACCGTCGAAGGCCGTGAGCGCTACCCGGTGAATATCCGCTATCCGCGGGAGCTGCGGGAAAACGTCGATCAGCTGGGCCGCGTCCTTGTTCCGGCAGGCGACGGCATCCAGGTACCTCTCGCTCAGCTCGCCGACATCCAGCTCCTGCAGGGGCCGGCCATGGTGCGCGACGAAAACGGCTTTCTCGCCGGGTACGTCTATGTGGACATCGCCAATCGGGATGTGGGCGGCTATGTGGAGGAGGCCAAACGGGCGGTGGCTGATGAGCTGACGCCGGCCCAGGGCTATGTTCTCCAGTGGAGCGGCCAGTATGAAAACATGCTGCGGGTGCGGGAACGTCTCAAACTGGTGGTGCCGGTCACCCTCTTTCTCATTTTCCTGCTGCTTTACCTGAACACCAGAAGCTCCTTCAAGGCCGGGCTGGTCATGCTCGCCGTGCCCTTTTCGGCGGTAGGCGCGGTCTGGCTCTTTTACATCCTGGACTATAATGTCTCCATTGCCGCCTGGGTGGGCATGATCGCGCTGCTTGGCCTTGACGCCGAGACAGGGGTATTCATGCTTCTCTTTCTCGACCTTTCCTACCATGAAGCCCGGCGACAGGGCAGGATAAAGGATATGCTGGGCCTGGACGAGGCGATTATCCACGGCGCGGTCAAACGGGCCCGGCCGAAGATCATGACCGTGGCCGCCGCCTTCATGGGACTGCTGCCCATCATGTGGTCCACTTCGGCCGGGGCGGACGTGATGAAACGGATCGCGGCACCGATGATCGGCGGACTCGTCACCTCTTTTCTCATGGAATTGCTGGTTTATCCGCCGATCTACAAATTATGGAAGAAAAACACTGATCTCCGTTCACTCCCCGGAGCCGAAAAGGCTGCCCCGGGGAAAACCGACAATCATCAAGCATAA